In Phaeodactylum tricornutum CCAP 1055/1 chromosome 21, whole genome shotgun sequence, the following proteins share a genomic window:
- a CDS encoding predicted protein, which produces MTSTSATTIIPGDGKFHFAIDRGGTFTDIHCRLPNGDEIVRKLLSEDPSHYQDAPTEGIRQVLAEFDTERLYNRGIPVETSQIGSIRMGTTVATNALLERDGARMALLTTKGFEDLLEIGNQARPNIFDLSCAKPSLLYEKTVAIDERLVLAQFTPDEYRDRYTAHEGVTGETVYVVREPNLTAVRAVLESLKADGITAIAVCLMHAYVYGAHEDMIGALAESVGGFEQISLSHRVMPMVKLVSRGHTTCAAAYLTPKITTYLLSFQKGFDANLANVPLTFMKSDGGLAPVHSFGGHQAILSGPAGGVVGYAKTSYKPGFPVIGFDMGGTSTDVSRYDNAWEHVLETVTAGVAIQAPQLDIHTVAAGGGSRLFLKRGMFVVGPESSRAHPGPVCYRKNGYLAVTDANVVLGRVVPRYFPSIFGPNEDEPLDVDGARAAFEELTKLPEAQGRSAEELAFGFLQVANEAMCRPIRNLTQMKGFDITTHTLACFGGAGPQHACAMAKALGMKRVFVHRFGGILSAYGLSLADAVHEEQEPTAETYHGGISESGQTRLQALAEKAQSMLTVQGYDASEIVTERFVNMRYEGTDNAIMIQETADATLDDSFRALYMREFGFVLQGRDILIDDYRVRAVVPGATPPQWPSPENIGAPTPIDTTKAYFEHGWEDVPVYKAEDLLPGHAVKGPSIIVQPISIVVLEIACEALVTATGDLEITVGNCHEQVVEEESSEAQIKEDPVQLSIFAHRFMGIAEQMGRTLQRTAISVNMKERLDFSCALFTKNGGLVANAPHIPVHLGAMERAVSFQVEYWNSEGRESIKEGEVLVSNHPQLAGGSHLPDITVITPVFHEGKIIFFVASRGHHADIGGIAPGSMPPHSNKLEDEGAMIIAFKLVRDGKFQEEGITEILQSPGKLPGNSGTRNLRDNMSDLRAQVAANNSGIRLLTELVQEHGLHHVEAYMHFIQKNAEILVRRMLRDFCKEHGNRAHAIDFMDDGSPIELTIDIDPNTGSATFDFTGTGPQVLGNHNAPPAVTYSAVIYSLRSLVAEDIPLNQGCLAPITFIIPQNCLLNPSSDAGVVGGNVLTSQRVVDVVLKAFQACAASQGCMNNLTFGDKEFGYYETIAGGVGAGPSWDGPSGVHTHCTNTRITDPEILERRYPVLLQEFSLRRGSGGRGRHQGGDGVVRELEPLRPLTMSILSERRTLHPYGMAGGEDGACGKNLLVRKDGITVNMGGRCSSSINTGERLRIETPGGGGYGAFPEEKKSPS; this is translated from the coding sequence ATGACGTCCACGAGTGCCACCACGATCATTCCGGGCGACGGCAAGTTCCATTTCGCGATCGATCGCGGTGGTACCTTTACGGACATTCACTGCCGGTTGCCGAAtggtgacgaaattgtcCGCAAACTGCTTTCGGAAGACCCTTCTCACTACCAAGATGCTCCCACGGAAGGAATTCGTCAAGTCTTGGCGGAATTCGATACCGAACGATTGTACAATCGCGGGATTCCGGTCGAAACGTCCCAGATTGGTTCCATCCGTATGGGCACCACCGTTGCTACCAACGCGTTGTTGGAACGAGACGGAGCCCGCATGGCCTTGTTGACTACCAAGGGATTTGAGGATTTGTTGGAAATTGGCAACCAGGCGCGGCCCAACATTTTTGATCTTTCGTGTGCGAAACCCTCTCTCTTGTACGAAAAAACCGTCGCCATTGACGAACGTCTCGTCCTCGCACAATTTACACCCGACGAGTACCGCGACCGCTACACGGCGCACGAGGGCGTCACCGGAGAAACCGTATACGTGGTACGGGAACCCAATCTCACAGCCGTTCGTGCCGTGCTCGAGTCACTCAAGGCCGACGGAATTACAGCGATTGCCGTCTGTCTCATGCACGCCTACGTCTACGGCGCCCACGAAGACATGATTGGGGCACTGGCCGAGAGTGTCGGCGGCTTCGAACAGATTTCCCTCTCACACCGCGTCATGCCCATGGTGAAACTCGTCAGTCGGGGACACACCACCTGCGCAGCAGCCTACCTGACTCCCAAAATTACTACCTATCTACTCTCCTTTCAGAAAGGCTTTGACGCGAATCTCGCCAACGTGCCCCTCACCTTTATGAAGTCTGACGGGGGCCTCGCACCGGTGCACTCCTTTGGAGGTCACCAGGCCATTCTCTCCGGTCCCGCAGGTGGCGTCGTGGGCTACGCCAAGACGAGTTACAAGCCCGGCTTTCCCGTAATCGGCTTTGATATGGGCGGCACATCCACGGACGTCTCCCGTTACGACAATGCGTGGGAACACGTGTTGGAAACCGTCACAGCCGGCGTCGCTATTCAAGCCCCGCAGCTCGACATTCATACCGTGGCCGCCGGAGGCGGCAGTCGCTTGTTTCTGAAACGTGGCATGTTCGTGGTCGGACCGGAAAGTTCCCGGGCTCATCCCGGTCCCGTGTGTTACCGCAAGAATGGGTACCTGGCCGTTACGGACGCCAACGTTGTGCTGGGTAGGGTTGTTCCCCGGTACTTTCCATCCATTTTTGGCCCCAACGAGGACGAACCACTCGACGTGGACGGTGCGCGCGCGGCGTTTGAGGAACTGACCAAATTGCCAGAAGCGCAGGGCCGATCAGCCGAAGAACTAGCCTTTGGCTTCCTACAGGTAGCCAACGAAGCCATGTGTCGTCCAATTCGAAATTTGACGCAAATGAAGGGTTTCGATATTACCACCCACACGTTGGCCTGTTTTGGTGGAGCCGGGCCGCAGCACGCTTGCGCCATGGCCAAAGCGCTCGGTATGAAACGAGTCTTTGTCCACCGCTTCGGTGGCATCTTGTCGGCGTACGGATTGAGCCTAGCCGATGCCGTCCACGAAGAGCAAGAACCTACTGCCGAGACGTATCACGGAGGCATTTCCGAATCGGGTCAAACCCGATTGCAAGCCTTGGCGGAGAAGGCCCAGAGTATGTTGACGGTACAGGGCTACGACGCTTCCGAAATTGTGACGGAACGATTTGTCAATATGCGTTACGAAGGAACGGACAACGCAATTATGATTCAAGAAACAGCCGACGCGACACTGGATGACTCCTTCCGGGCCCTGTACATGCGCGAATTTGGGTTCGTCTTGCAAGGCCGGGACATTTTGATTGACGACTACCGCGTACGGGCCGTCGTCCCCGGAGCCACTCCGCCACAATGGCCATCTCCGGAAAATATCGGCGCGCCAACACCGATTGATACCACCAAAGCCTATTTCGAACACGGTTGGGAAGACGTGCCTGTTTACAAAGCCGAAGACCTGTTGCCGGGTCATGCCGTAAAAGGCCCTAGTATTATTGTACAGCCTATTTCCATTGTTGTACTGGAAATCGCGTGTGAAGCGCTTGTGACTGCTACGGGTGACCTAGAAATTACGGTCGGTAACTGCCACGAGCAAGTCGTTGAGGAAGAATCCAGCGAGGCCCAAATTAAGGAAGATCCGGTTCAACTTTCGATCTTTGCGCACCGCTTCATGGGGATCGCCGAGCAAATGGGACGAACACTCCAGCGCACAGCTATTTCGGTCAACATGAAGGAACGGCTCGACTTCTCGTGCGCACTGTTTACCAAAAATGGTGGACTGGTGGCGAATGCTCCTCATATTCCGGTCCACTTGGGAGCTATGGAACGAGCTGTGAGTTTCCAAGTAGAGTATTGGAACAGTGAAGGTCGGGAAAGCATCAAGGAGGGGGAGGTGCTGGTGTCGAACCATCCACAGCTGGCGGGGGGCTCTCATTTGCCTGATATTACGGTTATCACGCCAGTCTTTCACGAAGGTAAAATAATCTTCTTCGTGGCTAGTCGCGGTCACCATGCCGACATTGGAGGTATCGCTCCTGGGTCGATGCCACCCCATTCCAACAAGCTCGAAGACGAAGGTGCCATGATTATCGCCTTTAAGCTGGTTCGCGATGGCAAATTTCAGGAAGAGGGCATAACGGAAATTTTACAGTCCCCTGGAAAATTACCGGGCAACTCAGGAACGCGCAACTTGCGGGATAACATGAGTGATCTACGTGCTCAAGTAGCTGCCAACAATTCAGGAATCCGTTTACTGACGGAACTCGTGCAAGAGCACGGGCTGCATCACGTTGAAGCGTACATGCATTTTATCCAAAAGAACGCAGAAATTTTGGTGCGCAGAATGCTTCGGGACTTTTGCAAGGAGCATGGTAATCGGGCGCACGCGATCGATTTCATGGACGACGGGTCGCCAATTGAACTAACTATCGATATCGACCCAAATACTGGTTCAGCAACCTTCGATTTTACCGGGACAGGCCCGCAAGTGTTGGGAAACCACAATGCTCCTCCGGCTGTCACTTACAGTGCCGTCATTTACTCATTGCGTTCATTGGTCGCGGAAGATATTCCACTAAATCAAGGGTGCTTAGCTCCCATCACGTTCATTATTCCACAAAATTGTTTGCTAAATCCATCGTCAGATGCTGGTGTGGTTGGAGGCAATGTTCTTACAAGTCAACGTGTGGTGGATGTCGTCCTAAAAGCTTTCCAAGCCTGCGCAGCGAGCCAGGGGTGTATGAATAACTTGACCTTTGGCGACAAGGAGTTTGGCTACTATGAAACTATTGCTGGTGGAGTTGGTGCGGGACCCTCATGGGACGGTCCATCGGGCGTTCACACGCATTGTACCAACACACGAATTACCGACCCCGAAATTTTAGAACGCCGCTACCCAGTTTTGCTCCAGGAGTTTTCGCTTCGCCGTGGTAGTGGCGGTCGTGGGCGGCATCAGGGAGGTGACGGGGTCGTTCGGGAGTTGGAACCATTACGACCGTTGACGATGAGCATTCTCAGTGAGCGTCGAACTTTGCATCCATATGGTATGGCTGGCGGAGAGGATGGTGCGTGTGGAAAAAATCTATTAGTCCGCAAGGATGGTATTACTGTGAATATGGGTGGTCGATGCAGTAGCTCGATCAATACGGGAGAGCGTTTGCGCATTGAAACGCCGGGAGGTGGAGGCTACGGAGCCTTTCcggaggaaaagaagagTCCTTCGTAA
- a CDS encoding predicted protein, which produces MKAASHTATSRTPLYATSSMHDIATATVEPTLLAQAWTPQLLQAESGTPTPSGSTLDDSSALRVVIARAAARTLPLLTDASAVPFVCRYRVDLVNPLTTRQVHLLQTLSSRHASLQSVRAKVLRAAAVAHDGKGNAENEAWISKVQTSTSKAELEDWYAPYKPPSKGSVLDRIQNDHPELIPQLDAFWHGDQDSFSIHRILKQHPKDAVLHVLSTKLIANEPSVVETVQNELWKHAKIRTKPPASPSNDPAADQKYVVYHDFTAPLSRLRDHQILAIRRGVEQKLLQLSYEVDGSKIEACMRYAVRRRWPRHGDALPANLLDEAVHEAPGQVFAENTSRALLAPPASRGGGSSGNNASSRASPPLYLLSVDPGFQAGLKCAVLDVNGHVALQPLTTVKYLGNARTTGVRTMSTLLRDVADATQSNTVVVTLGNGHGTHEARDLLREAAAVATEKLELDIQVVHEAGASVWSVTEAAREEFPNDPPSAIAAVSIGRRWQNPLHELIKVPPASLGLGMYQHDVPPADLDDVLHRTSVDAAAAVGVDVNTCRVEILRKVPGLAKLADAIMAARPLATRQDLLSRVTGLGPKTFQACAGFLRIVDGPEPLDGTLVHPESYDTARWLLQTLSWDLLTVPTNLPPRAEWKSCWKDVLNAGSTQFGVSPERMLSVLENLVDSLINVDPRLRQGNDTGSRRGASPRWDGSNCARLPAGLAHDLAALQAACPVRNVQGTVRNLADFGAFVDFGGPHDGLLHISQMMANRVALDTLLIGQGIGIDIVSVQDHKVSLALAGGAVKNGASVLMPPQTGTGVGSRRTIQGPRITVPVGPKPTGGGKRSASTSKSVRPTNIGRNTKRTKRSTNIDLFGSGTRTGKVPRISLSVRDWQSQKATLFPLALDGGSLMAVYDPICSKFSRIMELVGPRVHGLFSLLRPLGVVTLLCAICRGRSLLFVTNNSFSPSADCDNKHPY; this is translated from the exons ATGAAAGCAGCGAGTCACACCGCAACTAGTCGGACTCCACTGTACGCAACGTCGTCAATGCATGATATAGCCACCGCGACTGTGGAACCAACTCTGCTGGCACAAGCGTGGACACCACAATTGCTGCAAGCCGAGTCCGGGACGCCGACACCTTCGGGATCCACACTCGACGACTCGTCCGCGCTTCGGGTAGTCATCGCACGAGCCGCGGCACGCACGCTGCCTCTTTTGACGGACGCTTCCGCTGTCCCGTTCGTCTGTCGGTACCGGGTGGACTTGGTCAATCCGTTGACCACACGGCAAGTACACTTGCTACAAACCTTGTCTTCCCGACACGCTAGTCTCCAGAGTGTACGAGCGAAAGTGCTCCGAGCCGCGGCGGTGGCACACGACGGCAAAGGCAACGCCGAAAACGAAGCCTGGATCAGTAAAGTGCAAACCAGTACGTCCAAGGCGGAATTGGAAGATTGGTACGCTCCTTATAAGCCCCCGTCGAAAGGTTCCGTGCTGGATCGTATCCAAAACGACCATCCCGAACTAATTCCCCAATTGGACGCCTTTTGGCACGGCGATCAAGATTCATTTTCGATTCATCGTATTTTGAAGCAGCATCCGAAAGACGCCGTTTTGCACGTCTTGAGCACCAAGCTTATCGCCAACGAACCATCAGTAGTGGAAACCGTTCAAAACGAATTGTGGAAACATGCCAAAATAAGGACGAAACCACCAGCTTCGCCGTCAAACGACCCCGCGGCCGACCAAAAGTACGTTGTATACCACGACTTTACTGCCCCATTGTCCCGGTTACGGGATCATCAGATACTGGCAATTCGCCGGGGAGTCGAACAAAAACTACTGCAATTGTCGTACGAAGTGGACGGATCCAAAATTGAAGCCTGTATGCGATACGCCGTGCGGCGCCGATGGCCCCGCCACGGTGACGCCCTCCCAGCCAATCTCTTGGACGAGGCCGTGCACGAAGC GCCCGGGCAAGTATTTGCCGAGAACACCTCGCGTGCACTCTTGGCGCCGCCTGCGAGTCGCGGCGGCGGTAGTAGTGGGAATAACGCCAGCTCTCGAGCTTCTCCACCACTGTATCTACTCAGTGTTGATCCAGGATTTCAAGCAGGATTGAAATGCGCTGTCCTGGACGTTAATGGGCATGTTGCGCTACAACCGTTGACGACAGTCAAGTACTTGGGCAATGCCCGAACGACTGGTGTGCGAACGATGAGTACGTTGCTACGAGACGTTGCCGATGCGACGCAATCGAATACTGTGGTGGTCACATTAGGGAACGGCCACGGTACACACGAAGCACGTGATTTGTTACGGGAAGCCGCCGCTGTTGCTACTGAGAAATTAGAATTGGATATTCAAGTAGTCCACGAAGCTGGTGCCAGTGTGTGGAGTGTGACGGAAGCGGCACGAGAGGAATTTCCGAATGATCCCCCTTCCGCCATTGCGGCCGTTTCGATTGGTCGACGGTGGCAGAATCCATTGCACGAGCTCATCAAGGTCCCGCCAGCTAGTTTGGGATTGGGTATGTACCAGCATGACGTACCGCCCGCTGATTTGGACGATGTACTGCATCGGACCAGTGTAGatgccgctgccgccgttgGCGTGGACGTGAATACCTGTCGGGTCGAAATTTTGCGCAAGGTACCGGGATTGGCCAAACTAGCCGATGCCATCATGGCAGCGCGGCCTTTGGCAACGAGGCAGGATTTGCTGTCGAGGGTAACCGGTTTGGGTCCGAAAACATTCCAAGCCTGTGCCGGCTTCTTGCGGATTGTCGACGGACCAGAACCGTTGGATGGAACCCTGGTACATCCGGAGTCCTACGACACTGCACGATGGCTACTACAAACATTGTCGTGGGATCTGTTGACGGTACCGACGAACCTCCCACCGCGCGCCGAATGGAAGTCCTGCTGGAAGGATGTACTGAACGCTGGGTCGACGCAATTTGGCGTTAGTCCGGAACGCATGCTTTCCGTGTTGGAAAACCTGGTGGATTCGTTAATAAACGTAGATCCTCGATTGCGCCAAGGCAATGATACCGGGAGCCGTCGTGGTGCGTCTCCGCGGTGGGACGGCTCCAACTGCGCACGATTACCGGCGGGGCTGGCCCACGATCTAGCGGCCTTGCAAGCGGCGTGTCCGGTCCGCAACGTCCAAGGGACGGTTCGAAATTTGGCCGATTTTGGTGCCTTTGTCGATTTTGGTGGACCCCACGATGGCTTGTTGCACATTTCGCAAATGATGGCGAATCGTGTCGCGTTGGACACGCTCCTGATTGGACAAGGAATCGGGATCGACATTGTCAGCGTCCAAGACCATAAAGTGTCGCTCGCTTTGGCCGGCGGTGCAGTAAAGAACGGCGCGAGCGTTCTTATGCCACCGCAGACGGGTACGGGAGTAGGGTCCCGTCGGACCATACAAGGTCCGCGGATCACAGTTCCAGTGGGTCCGAAGCCAACCGGTGGTGGCAAACGTAGCGCTTCTACTAGCAAAAGTGTTCGACCAACAAATATTGGAAGGAATACGAAACGGACCAAGCGATCGAC GAATATAGATCTTTTTGGAAGTGGCACG CGAACGGGGAAGGTACCAAGGATTTCTCTGTCGGTGCGTGACTGGCAGTCCCAGAAAGCAACGCTGTTTCCTCTCGCGCTGGATGGAGGATCGTTGATGGCCGTGTACGATCCGATCTGTTCCAAGTTCTCGCGAATCATGGAACTTGTCGGTCCTCGTGTTCACGGGCTCTTTTCGCTTTTGCGACCTCTCGGCGTCGTCACGTTGCTGTGTGCGATTTGTCGAGGTCGCTCGCTCTTGTTTGTCACTAACAACTCGTTTTCCCCGtcggctgactgtgacaacaAACACCCCTATTGA